Sequence from the Sphingomonas sp. SORGH_AS_0950 genome:
CGCGATGCTCGAAGAGCCCGTCGCCCCGGTCGAGGCGGCCGCCCCCGAGTGGATCGTCACCGTCTATCCCGGTCCGCGCGCCTTCGATCACGGGGCCGAGCCGATGCTCGCGCTGCGCGAACTGGCGCGCATGGGCGGACGCACCCTGTCCGCCGACCTGTCCGAGCTGCCGCTGCTCGACGGAATGGATGCCGAGCGCGCCTATATCGGCGTCACCATGGCGCTGCCCGGTGCAATCGACGAGGACGACATCCGCGCGGTGTTCGACTTCGCCGATCCGCAATGCCGCCTGACCGTCACCCGCAGCGACGCCGTATCGGCCGAGCCCGAAGCGGTCGCCGAACCCGTGGCCGAGCCCGAACCGCTCCCCATCGCCCCGGTCGAGGCGGCCGCCCCCGCAAAGCCGGTCGTGATCGAGCCCGCCGCGCCGGTGGTGGTCGCCGCCCCCGCCGCCCCGCCGCTGCCCGAGGCCGCCCCCGTCGTGTCGGTGACCGAGGCCGCAAACAGCCCGCGTGTCGCCGCCGCCGCCGCGCAGACGATCCGCGTCGACCTCGACAAGCTGGACCGGCTGGTCAATCTGGTCGGCGAGCTGGTCATCACCCAGGCGATGCTGGCGCAGCGCCTGTCCGAGAACGACATGGGTTCGATCTCCGAGCTGTCCGATCTCGACCATCTGACGCGCGAGCTTCAGGATTCCACGATGGCGATCCGCGCGCAGCCGATGAAGACGGTGTTCAGCCGCGTGCCGCGCATCATCCGCGAACTCGAAGTCGAAACCGGCAAGCGCGTCCGCCTGGAGGTGGAGGGCGAGATGACCGAGGTCGACAAGACCGTGGTCGAGCGCATCGGCGAGCCGCTCACCCATCTGATCCGCAACGCCGTCGACCATGGCCTGGAAACCCCGGCGGACCGCAAGGCGCTGGGCAAGGACAGTGAGGGCGTCGTCACGCTGTCGGCCGCGCACCAGTCGGGCCGGATCGTCATCACGGTGGCCGATGACGGGCGCGGCATCGACCGCGCGCGCGTCAAGGCCAAGGCGATCGAGCGCGGCATCATCGCCCCCGATGCGCAGCTGTCCGAGGAAGAGATCGACAATCTGATCTTCGCCCCCGGCTTTTCGACCGCCGCCGTCGTCTCCAACATCTCCGGGCGCGGCGTCGGCATGGACGTGGTGCGCAAGAACATCCAGGCGCTGGGCGGCCGCATCGGCATCCAGTCCGAACTGGGCAAGGGGTCGAGCTTCTCGCTCAGCCTGCCGCTGACGCTGGCGGTGCTGGACGGCATGATCGTCACGGTCGGCGACCAGACCTTCGTCATCCCGCTGACCCATATCGTCGAAAGCCTGCGTCCCGGCGTGGACGAGGTGCATTTCGTCGGCGGCCAGTCGCCGCTGCTCGACGTGCGCGGCACCTATGTCCCGGTCCACCGCGTCGGCGAACAGCTGGGCGTGGGCGGCGCGACGCGGCAGCCCGAGGATGCGGTGCTGATCGTGGTCGAAAGCGACCAGGGCCAGGCCGTGCTGATGGTCGACTCGATCCAGGACCAGCGCCAGGTCGTCGTGAAGAGCCTGGAGGCCAATTACCGCGCCATCCATGGCCTGGCGGGCGCCACCATCCTGGGCGACGGCCGGGTCGCGCTGATCCTCGACGTCGATGCGCTGATCGGCCGCTGGCGGCGCGACGGGCGCAGCTCGGGCGCCTTCATCGAAGACCTGGCCGCGTGAACGCCTTCGCCGCCCTTCCCGAACGCGAGATGGAGTTCGCCTTCTCGGCGGCCGACCATCGCGCGATCGCGGATCTGATCTATGCCGAATCGGGCATCCTGCTGCCCGATACCAAGGCCAAGCTGATCTATGGGCGGCTCGCGCGGCGGTTGCGCGCCTGCGGGCTGTCGACCTTTCCCGATTATCTGGCGCTGGTCGCCAGCGATGCCGGGGAGCGCGCCCGCGCGGTCGATGCGCTGACCACCAACCACACCGCCTTCTTTCGCGAAAATCATCATTTCGAGCATTTCCGGGAATCGCTCTGGCCGGGCTTTGCCGAACGGCTGGCCTCGGGCGGGCGCGTGCGCGTCTGGTCGGCGGCCTGTTCCAGCGGCGAGGAACCCTATTCGCTGATGATGACGATCCTGGGCACCGACACCCGCGCCGCCGACAAGCTGGCGCGGCAGGATTTCCGGGTGCTGGCGACCGACCTGTCGCCCAGCGTCATCGCGACCGCGCGCGCGGGCCGCTATCCGCTCGACACGACGCGCGCCATGCCCGCCGCGATGCGATCGGCCTGGTGCCGCCGGGTCGGCGACATGGACGAATTGTCGCCCGTCTTGCGCGAACCGATCGCGTTCCGCGAGCTCAACCTGCTCCGCAAATGGCCGATGCGGCGGCCATTCGATGTGATCTTCTGCCGCAACGTCATGATTTACTTCGACGAACCGACCAAGGCCCAACTGCTTGCCCGCTTCGCCGACCAGCTGGTCGACGGCGGCATCCTCTACATTGGTCACGCCGAACGCATCCCGCCGGAAGTAGCGGCGCGCTTTCACTGCATCGGTCGCACCGCTTTCCAGAAAGTATCCTGATGGCCGTACGTACATTGATTGTCGACGACTCCCCCACCATGCGCGCCTTGATCGCGGGGATGCTCAGCCGCGACCCCGATATCGAAGTGGTCGGCGCGGCCAATGGACCGCACCAGGCGCGCGAGATGATCAAGGCGCTGGACCCCGACGTCATCACGCTGGACGTCGAGATGCCCGACATGAACGGGCTCGACTTCCTCGAACGCGTCATGCGGCTGCGTCCGATGCCGGTGGTCATGCTCTCGACGCTGACCCAGGCGGGCGCGGACACCACCATCCGCGCGCTGGAACTGGGCGCGGTCGAATGCTGCGCCAAGCCCGCGACCAACTGCGTCGATCCGCGCATCGCCGAAAGCGTCAAGGCCGCCGCGAGCAGCCGCCGCATCCGCGTGCGCGACATGACGCCCGCCGCGCCGGTGCCGATGGCCGATTTCAAGCCGATCCCCGGCTCGCTGATCGCGATCGGCGCGTCGACCGGCGGGGTCGAGGCGCTGATCCAGGTGCTGAGCGGCTTTCCCGCCAACTGCCCGCCGACCGTCATCGTGCAGCATATGCCCGCGACCTTCACGACCAGCTTCGCCGCCCGGCTCGACCGGCTGTCCAAGCCGACCGTGGCCGAGGCGCGCCACGGCCAACCGCTGCTGCCCGGCCATGTCTATCTCGCGCCCGGCGGCACCCATCACATGGAGGTCGGCGGCACCGAGGGCCAGTATCGCGCCCGCCTGATCCCCGACGATCCGACCAGCGGCCACCGCCCCTCGGTCGACCGCCTGTTCCACAGCGTCGCCAAGAATGTCGGCACCAAGGCGGTCGGCGCGATCCTGACCGGCATGGGCCGCGACGGCGCCGACGGCCTGCTCGCGATGCGCGGCAAGGGCTGTTTCACCGTCGGCCAGGACCGGGACAGCTGCGTCGTCTATGGCATGCCCGGCGTCGCGCAGGAGGTGGGTGCGGTGACCAAGCAGTTGACGCTGACGCGTATCGCGCCCGCGCTGATCGACCGGTGCCGGGCGTGATCGTCGCCATGGCCCAGTCCTTTCCGCCGCCGCCGCCATTCACCCGGCTGGCGCATCGCGACGGTCTTCGCCGGATCAACGTGATCCAGGGAGAGACCCGCGTCAGCCAGGACAAGGAGGTCGTGCTGACCACCGTGCTGGGCAGCTGCATTTCGGCCTGCCTGTACGATCCGGTCGCGGGAATCGGCGGTCTGAACCATTTTTTGCTCGCCGAACCGGGTGCCGCGGAAACCGATCCTAAATCCATGCAGCGCTATGGCGTCTATGCGATGGAAGTTCTGATCAACGCGATGATGGCGCTCGGCGCCCAGCGGCACAGCCTGAAGGCCCGGCTGTTCGGCGGGGCGATGATGCGCGACGGGTTCCGCGACATCGGCGCGGCCAATGCGCAATTCGCCCGCCGTTTCCTGGCGGACGAGCGGATCGCGCTGGTCGGCGAGGATGTCGGCGGGATCAGTGCGCGTCGCGTCGAGTTCCGCCCCGCGCTGGGCCTGGCCCGCTGCCGCCATGTGACGGACACGGCGGTTCCGGCGCCGCGCGCCGCGCGCCCCGCTCCGCCGCCGCCACCCGCCGCGACCGGCGACGTGGAATTCTTCTGATGACCCTCGATACCTCCATGAAAGGCCCATTCGTGTCCCAACTCATCATGACCGTGGACGATTCGCCCAGCATGAGAATGCTTCTGCGCGCCGCGCTCACCGATATGGGATATCGGGTGCTCGAGGCCGAGGACGGCGTTCATGCGCTCGACACGCTGGACGGGGTCACCGCCGACACCGCCCCGGATCTGGTCATCACCGACATCAACATGCCGCGCATGGACGGTTTCGGCCTGATCGAGGCGCTGCGTCGCCAGCCCGGCCACCGCAACCTGCCGATCCTGGTGCTGACCACCGAAAGCTCCGACGAGAAGAAGGCCCGCGCGCGCGAGGCGGGGGCGACCGGCTGGATCGTCAAGCCCTTCAACCCCGAAAAGCTCGCCGCGGCCATCCGCCGCGTGCTGCACTGATCCCCTGATCCCGAGGAACCCGACCATGTCGCGTCAGCTCATCACCTTCCAGCTCGGCGACCAGATACTGGGCGTCGACATCATGGCCATCCGCGAGATCCGCGCTTGGTCGCCCGCGACCCCGCTGCCCAACGTGCCCGCGCATGTGCGCGGCGTGGTGAACCTGCGCGGCGTGGTCCTGCCGGTCCTCGACCTGCGGCACCGGCTGGGCTGGGGCGTGACCGATCCGAGCGCTCGGCACGTCATCATCGTGGTGCGGATCGGCGAGCAGCTCCAGGGCCTGATCGTCGATGCGGTCAACGACATCGTGACCATCCCGCCCGAGGCGATGCAGCCCCTGCCCGACATGGGCGAGGCGACGGCGGCGCATTACCTGGAAGGGCTGGCCACGATCGAACAGCGGCTGATCCTGATCCTGGCGCTCGACCGCCTGTCCGATAGCGTTTCGTTAACCGCCGAAGCCGCATAAATCCCTCGTTTCTGGATGATAGCGGCGGATCCGTTGGAAGGTATTGGGTAATGGCGGACGTTAAGGTTCTTGTCGTCGACGACTCGCTGACGATGCGGGTTCTGATCTCGGGCGCGCTGGAGCGGATCAAGGGCGTGACCGTGGTCGGTGCGGCCGACGGTGCGCAGGAAGCGCGCAAGATGGTCGACCAGTATCGGCCCGAGGTGATGACCCTCGACGTCGAGATGCCGGGCATGAGCGGGCTGGACTATCTGGCCGAGATCATGACGGAACGACCGATGCCGGTCATCATGTTCTCGACCCGGACCGCCGCGGGCGCCGCCGAATCGGTCGAGGCGCTGCGGCTGGGTGCGATCGACTGTTTCCCCAAGCCCAAGGTCGCGGTGCAGGCCGAACTGGACGACATCATCGGCAAGCTGGGCAAGCGGATCAAGTCGGCGCGCAACGCCGATCTGAAGCGCGCCAAGGCGGGCAAGCTCGCCGCCGCGCGCAAGGCGCCCGCCGC
This genomic interval carries:
- a CDS encoding chemotaxis protein CheA, whose product is MNLDEIQQIFFQECEEGLGALETAFADLKRGRHDDETINTVFRAVHSIKGGAGAFGHERLQHFSHHYETVLDLIRNGTLPLGESLIDLIVAAFDTLADHVAAARGEGGVPADEAMLERLDAAAKGEIASSTAEPVVEPAAAPESPAAAAALDDFDALFAMLEEPVAPVEAAAPEWIVTVYPGPRAFDHGAEPMLALRELARMGGRTLSADLSELPLLDGMDAERAYIGVTMALPGAIDEDDIRAVFDFADPQCRLTVTRSDAVSAEPEAVAEPVAEPEPLPIAPVEAAAPAKPVVIEPAAPVVVAAPAAPPLPEAAPVVSVTEAANSPRVAAAAAQTIRVDLDKLDRLVNLVGELVITQAMLAQRLSENDMGSISELSDLDHLTRELQDSTMAIRAQPMKTVFSRVPRIIRELEVETGKRVRLEVEGEMTEVDKTVVERIGEPLTHLIRNAVDHGLETPADRKALGKDSEGVVTLSAAHQSGRIVITVADDGRGIDRARVKAKAIERGIIAPDAQLSEEEIDNLIFAPGFSTAAVVSNISGRGVGMDVVRKNIQALGGRIGIQSELGKGSSFSLSLPLTLAVLDGMIVTVGDQTFVIPLTHIVESLRPGVDEVHFVGGQSPLLDVRGTYVPVHRVGEQLGVGGATRQPEDAVLIVVESDQGQAVLMVDSIQDQRQVVVKSLEANYRAIHGLAGATILGDGRVALILDVDALIGRWRRDGRSSGAFIEDLAA
- a CDS encoding protein-glutamate O-methyltransferase CheR — protein: MNAFAALPEREMEFAFSAADHRAIADLIYAESGILLPDTKAKLIYGRLARRLRACGLSTFPDYLALVASDAGERARAVDALTTNHTAFFRENHHFEHFRESLWPGFAERLASGGRVRVWSAACSSGEEPYSLMMTILGTDTRAADKLARQDFRVLATDLSPSVIATARAGRYPLDTTRAMPAAMRSAWCRRVGDMDELSPVLREPIAFRELNLLRKWPMRRPFDVIFCRNVMIYFDEPTKAQLLARFADQLVDGGILYIGHAERIPPEVAARFHCIGRTAFQKVS
- a CDS encoding chemotaxis response regulator protein-glutamate methylesterase codes for the protein MAVRTLIVDDSPTMRALIAGMLSRDPDIEVVGAANGPHQAREMIKALDPDVITLDVEMPDMNGLDFLERVMRLRPMPVVMLSTLTQAGADTTIRALELGAVECCAKPATNCVDPRIAESVKAAASSRRIRVRDMTPAAPVPMADFKPIPGSLIAIGASTGGVEALIQVLSGFPANCPPTVIVQHMPATFTTSFAARLDRLSKPTVAEARHGQPLLPGHVYLAPGGTHHMEVGGTEGQYRARLIPDDPTSGHRPSVDRLFHSVAKNVGTKAVGAILTGMGRDGADGLLAMRGKGCFTVGQDRDSCVVYGMPGVAQEVGAVTKQLTLTRIAPALIDRCRA
- a CDS encoding chemotaxis protein CheD gives rise to the protein MAQSFPPPPPFTRLAHRDGLRRINVIQGETRVSQDKEVVLTTVLGSCISACLYDPVAGIGGLNHFLLAEPGAAETDPKSMQRYGVYAMEVLINAMMALGAQRHSLKARLFGGAMMRDGFRDIGAANAQFARRFLADERIALVGEDVGGISARRVEFRPALGLARCRHVTDTAVPAPRAARPAPPPPPAATGDVEFF
- a CDS encoding response regulator encodes the protein MSQLIMTVDDSPSMRMLLRAALTDMGYRVLEAEDGVHALDTLDGVTADTAPDLVITDINMPRMDGFGLIEALRRQPGHRNLPILVLTTESSDEKKARAREAGATGWIVKPFNPEKLAAAIRRVLH
- a CDS encoding chemotaxis protein CheW — its product is MSRQLITFQLGDQILGVDIMAIREIRAWSPATPLPNVPAHVRGVVNLRGVVLPVLDLRHRLGWGVTDPSARHVIIVVRIGEQLQGLIVDAVNDIVTIPPEAMQPLPDMGEATAAHYLEGLATIEQRLILILALDRLSDSVSLTAEAA